Below is a genomic region from Ancylomarina subtilis.
TATAGTTAATCCAAATCAGTAATTCATACTCAAATCCATAGCTAAGAAAAAAGGCTTGTCGAAAAACGACAAGCCTTTTTTAATATTATAAAATCTCAGCCCTAATCAGCCAAAACAGTCACAGTATTCTTTTTACATTCAACAACGCCACCATCAACTTCGAACAATTCTATTTGCCCATCTGCAGTCTTAATTTTAATAACACCACGGTCGAGAGTTGAGATAATTGGAGCATGATTCTTAAGAATCTCGAAAGAGCCATTTATCCCGGGTAATTGAACAAGATCAACTTCTCCTGAAAACATTTTCTTCTCAGGGGTTACAATTTCTAAAAGCATTTTTATCAATTTAAAGTTACAAGTACCTAAATTTGAAAGTACTTAAAACACTTCTGTATTTAAGCCTCAGCTTCTGCTAATAATTTTTCACCTTTTTCAATAGCTTCCTCAATATTACCCACAAGATTAAATGCTGCCTCAGGATACTTATCAACTTCACCATTCATAATCATGTTGAAACCTTTAATTGTTTCCTCAATTGGAACCAAACAGCCTTTCAATCCTGTAAATTGTTCTGCAACATGGAAAGGTTGAGATAAGAAACGCTGAACACGACGCGCGCGATGTACAACCAATTTATCCTCATCAGAAAGTTCTTCCATCCCAAGAATGGCAATAATATCCTGAAGTTCCTTATAACGCTGCAGCAACTCTTTTACATTCTGAGCACAATCGTAGTGAGCATCACCAACGACATCACGAGTCAAAATTCGAGATGTTGAATCAAGAGGATCTACTGCAGGATAAATACCTAACTCAGCAATCTTACGATTCAATACTGTTGTTGCATCCAAGTGGGCAAAGGTTGTTGCCGGAGCAGGGTCAGTCAAGTCATCAGCGGGAACATATACCGCTTGTACCGATGTAATAGAACCTCGCTGCGTTGAAGTAATACGCTCTTGCATTGTACCCATCTCTGTAGAAAGAGTAGGCTGATAACCTACCGCAGAAGGCATACGACCAAGAAGTGCTGACACCTCAGATCCTGCCTGAGTAAAACGGAAAATATTATCAACAAAGAAAAGAATATCACGTCCACCTGATTTCTCATCACCATCACGCAAACTCTCTGCAACGGTCAATCCTGAAAGGGCAACACGAGCACGGGCCCCAGGAGGCTCATTCATCTGACCAAAGACCAAGGATACCTGTGACTTGTCTAAAGCTTCTTTATCCACTTTAGATAAATCCCATCCACCTTTTTCCATGTCTTTCTCAAACTCATCGCCATAACGAATAACCTTTGATTCGATCATTTCACGAAGCAAATCATTCCCTTCACGGGTACGCTCACCTACACCTGCAAAAACAGACAAACCATCTTGTCCGATTGCAATATTATTAATCAATTCCTGAATCAAAACGGTTTTACCAACACCGGCACCTCCAAACAAACCAATCTTACCCCCTTTGGCATACGGTTCAATAAGGTCAATAACCTTAATCCCTGTATAAAAGACTTCAGATTCAGTTTTTAACTCATCGAAATGAGGTGGTGTTCTATGGATAGGATATCCGCCTATTTTATCAACCTCTTCAATTCCATCAATGGTTTCACCCACCACATTCAAAAGACGCCCTTTTATCTTATCACCAGCTGGCATAATAATAGGAGATCCTGTTGCAATAACATCCATACCCCTTCTCAAGCCATCAGTCGAATCCATCGCGATAGCACGAACCGTATTCTCACCAATGTGCTGTTGACACTCAACAACTAAATTTTTACCATTTTCAATTACGACCTCTAATGAGTCGTAGATTTCAGGAAGTGCAGTACCCTCCAATTCGAAACTAACATCGATTACAGGACCGATTACCTGAACTATTTTGCCAATATTTTGTGACATTGCATTTATTTTATTGGAACATTCATTATCGTGTGATGACAAATTTAGCATTTTTCCTCAAAAAGGATGAATTTATCTTATATTTTTAATAATCTTAAACGGAACGATTTATCAGACGCTTTACCAGCAAAGTCAGGTTCTCTTTTTTCTCTTCATCAACCTTTACCGACGCCAGGTAATCTAAGCATAACTCAAAATATTTATCGATTTCAATTTGGGCCAAATCACGCACATTTAACTCTTCATAAATATTTTTGACAGCTGTAATTTTTTCTTCCGGATTGTAATCTTCCAAGCTCATCCATTGTAACAACTCGGCTTTCGTTTTGGCATTGGCCAATTCTTGAGCTTTGATCAACAGAAACGTTTTCTTGTTGCAAAGAATATCACCTCCGATTTTCTTTCCAAAAACAGCTTCATCACCAAAGGTATCCAACATGTCATCCTGAAGTTGGAATGCCATTCCTAAATTCAAGCCAAACTGATACAATGCTTCTGCGTCATCCGCATCCGCATTTCCCATAATGGCACCCATTTTAAGACTTCCTCCCAAAAGAACTGCTGTCTTAAGACGAATCATATTCAAATACTCTTCAACGCGTACATCTGTTCTATCCTCGAACTCCATGTCGAACTGTTGTCCTTCACAGACCTCAAGAGCTGTTTGGTTGAAAACCTCAAGAACTGAACGCAAGTGCTGATTTTCGCAACTCACTATAAATTGATATGCTTTGATAGACATGGCGTCTCCAGAAAGAATAGCCACATTGGAATTCCACTTTTCGTGAACGGTGGACATGTTTCTCCTGATTGGCGCATTATCCATCACATCATCATGCAGAAGTGTGAAATTATGGAAAACTTCAATCCCAATTGCAGGCAAATAAATCTTTTCAAGGTCATTCTTATAAAGATTAGCCGCCATTAAAACCAAAATTGGACGCAGGCGTTTACCCCCAATCGAGAGGATGTATTTCATTGGCTCAAAAAGGCCTTCGGGAGGGGTAGAAAACTCCAAAGTATCAATTCTATCCTGAATCTGAGTTTGAAGTTCGTTGAAAGTGTACATGTGAGTTGAGTTATGATTCAATTTTTAGAATGCACTAAAATAGAAAAAAAATATAGAGCATTAACTCTCGTTTATAAATTCTTAAACACAAAAAACCACCCCAAAAATTGGAGTGGTTTCTATAATATTATTATTCGATTACCATTTATCAGATAATCAAAATGGCATCACCATATGTTCCGAAACGGTATTTCTCTTTAATTGCAATTTGGTAGCATTCCATTACTTTATCGTAACCACCAAAAGCAGCAACCATCATCATTAGTGTTGAATATGGCAAGTGGAAGTTCGAAATCATTGCATCAGGAATGCTGAAATCATAAGGAGGGAATAAAAATTTATTTGTCCATCCTTCAAACGGCTTAAGTGTTCCCATTGTTGAAACTGAACTTTCAAGCGTACGAACAACAGTTGTACCTACGGCACAAACCTTATGTTTTCCTTCTTTTGCTCGGTTCACAATTTCAACAGCCTTATCGTCAATAAAGATTTGCTCAGAATCCATTCTATGTTTGGTCAAATCTTCAACGTCAACATCTCTAAAATTACCCAAACCAACATGAAGTGTAATTTCAGCAAAATCGATTCCTTTAATTTCAAGACGCTTCATCAACTCACGGCTAAAGTGCATCCCGGCAGTTGGAGCAGCAACGGCACCCTCGTGCTTAGCAAAAATAGTTTGAAAACGCTCAGCATCTTCAGCTTCAACTTCGCGGTTGATAAACTTTGGTAGCGGTGTTTCACCCAAACTGTACAAGGCTTCTTTAAACTCATCGTATGGCCCATCGAATAAGAAACGAAGAGTTCTTCCTCGTGATGTTGTATTATCAATTACCTCAGCAACTAACAAATCATCATCACCAAAATACAACTTGTTCCCAATACGAATTTTACGAGCAGGATCAACTAAAACATCCCATAGTCTTTGTTCACGATTTAATTCGCGCAATAAGAATACTTCGATTTCAGCTCCAGTTTTTTCTTTGTTTCCGTATAAACGGGCAGGAAAAACCTTGGTATTATTAAATACCATCACATCTTTATCATCGAAATACTCGATAACATCTTTAAAAATACGGTGCTCAATCTCTCCGGTATCTTTGTGAAGTACCATCAATCGAGACTCGTCACGATTGTAGGCAGGATGTAAAGCAATAAGTTCTTGAGGTAAATTAAACTTAAACTTAGATAACTTCATAAGGCTGACTTTTGATATTTTTGATGATAGATATGAGTTCAAACGAACCCAAAATTATATGGACTAATAAGAATCAATTTAATTGCACAAAACAATCACACAAGCTTCTCAACTCACATCCAGCGAGTTAACACAAGTGCACTTATTCTCAACAGTGAAATCTTAATGAAAATGGCTGCAAGATAGTTATAAATTCTCTAAATAACTTATAAATTCTTCTATTTCAAGTGCCTGATCTTTTCGATATTCACCTATACGAGTTCGCTCTAAAGCAATAAGATGCGCTCCCGAATTCAAGCGTTGACCAATATCACGAGCCAAAGCTCGAATATAGGTTCCCTTACTACAAACCACCCTTATTTTTAAGACATCATTATCAAAGCTTAGAACTTCAATCTCATCAATAACAAGAATCTTCTCTTTAATTTCAACGTCTTGTCCCTTGCGTGCATATTCGTAAGCTCTTTTCCCATCAATTTTAATTGCCGAATAAGCGGGTGGACGCTGTCTTATCTCTCCAATAAAACCTTTTAGTGTTTCATCAACAAGTTCTCTGCTAATATGTTCTGTTGGATAAGTTGCATCAATTTCTGTTTCAAGATCGAATGAAGGTGTTGTAGCCCCCAATTTAAGCGTTGCAATATACTCTTTCACCTGAGCCTGATAAGTATCGATTTTCTTGGTATACTTACCTGTACAAACAATCATTAAACCTGTGGCCAAAGGATCAAGCGTACCCGCGTGCCCCACTTTTATCTTCTTCAGGTTGTATTTATGCTTAATCTTAAACTTGGCCTTGTTCACCAAATCAAAAGATGTCCATTCGTAAGGCTTATTCAAAAGAATAAAGGCTCCACTCTGGAAATCCTGATCTACCTCGTATTTAATCATACTCTATTAAAACATGTAATTGTATGTGATTTCCTAATTTAATAAATATCCATCATTTATACTAAAACTAAGCTCCTGGAATTTTGATTTTCCAGGAGCTTTATATTTTCGTGATGAGTTTTATTAAACTTCTACATCGATTTGTTATTTATTAGGATACAAAAATGGCAATAAGTCCGATAATAAGACAATAGATTGCAAAATAAATAAGCTTCCCTTTTTTCACCAACTTAATCATCCAGCTACAGGCTAATAAGCCTGAAACAAAAGCGGCAATAAACCCAACAAGCAAGACGGATACATCCATGCTGGCTGCTTGTGAAACATCTGACTTAAATAAGTCTAAAATATTTTCTCCAATGATAGGAACCAAGACCATAAGAAAAGAGAATTTGGCAACTTCAGCTTTTTTATTCCCCAAAAGCAAACCTGTTGCAATGGTTGATCCTGATCGTGAAACGCCTGGAAGAACAGCACAGGTTTGTGCGACACCAATAATTAAAGCATCACGAAAACTAATATCCTTTTCTTTTTGTTTAGCGTAATAGGTAAAAGCCAAAAGTGCTGCTGTAATCAAAAGCATAAAACCGACCAATAATAGAATCTTATTGGTATTAAAAAGTTCTTCAACCTGATCTTTAAAGAAGAGTCCAACAATGGCAATCGGAATCATCGAAAATGCAATTTTTGCAACATATTGTGTTGATTCGTTCCATTTGAATTCAAACAAGCCTTGAATCAGGGCCAAAATATCTTTTCGAAATACGATAAGTGTACTCAGCACAGTTGCACCATGAACCACAACCGTAAATCTTAAATTATCCTCTGCGTTAACACCCAAAAGAGCCTTACCTATCTCGAGGTGACCACTGGAGCTAACGGGTAAAAATTCAGTTAATCCTTGAACTAATCCTAATATCAGTGCTTCTATCCAATCCATTGTTTTGATTTAAGTCTTAACCCTCCTTCGTAAATAAAGGGTTCTAGTTTATTACTTTATAAAGAAGTTTGACTTCTCATTACCCACAAACAAAATGATACCGCAACCAAATGAATGGAAACGGTAAATCAGTTTATTTAAAATTTCTTTCGGTTTCTTACTTTTCCTTAGGTCGTTTCATGATCGCATAAATTTCGAAAGCAAATCCGAAAAGAACAACCATAGGAGCCAAAGTAATTCTGCGAAAACTAAAGATATCCTCATCAAAAACAGTTGGATCGTCTGATCCCCCACCCATCATCAGCATAAACCCAATGATAATAATAGCAAAACCAATCAGTAATAACTTATAGTTCTCTTTTGCCAAAGCAAATTCGAGTTTCTTGTCGTTCTTGTTCATATATTAAAAAAATTTTAATCCTATACTTTAATTAATACAGATGCCTGGTATCAATTCTTAAAAATTTGTTGACTGCTAAAAAGGTTGAAATCCAAGTGATCACGATTCCAATTAAAACAATCATTATAAATAACAAGCCTAATACTTCAACATTTTCGAAAGCAATAACATCCCGCAACTCTCTTTGAGATAAATAAATAACTCCCGTCAAAAGTAAATTGGCGATTATCGCTCCCAAAACACCATGCCAGAAACTACGGCCCATAAATGGTCGACGAATAAAACCACGAGTAGCACCAACCAATTGCATGGTCTTAATCAACATTCGATGTGAATAAATCGACAGACGAATGGTATTATTGATCAGAGTCACCGAAATCAAAAAGAGCAAGCCACTAAAGGCCAGGAGAATTAAGCTGATTTTCTTTACATTCTCGTTGACCAAATGCACAAGGGATTTCTGGTAATAAATCTCTTGAATTTCGTCATATTTAGCAAGCTTCTTTTCTATTTTGGCAATACTCTCAGGATTTGCATAATCGGCATACAATTTCACATCGATTGTTGCCAATAAAGGGTTGTAACCTAAAAATGAAACAAAATCTTCACCCAAATCCTTCTGTAATTCCTTAGCCGCCGTTTCTTTATCGATAAATTTTGTTGACTTTACAAATGAACTCGCATCCAGGAATTTCTGTAAACGACGAATTTCAACTTCCTTCACATTATCTTTTAAAACAACTGATAACCCAATATTTTCTTTCACATAATTGGATAATTGCTTGGCATTTAAAACCAATAAACCCATAAGTCCCAACATAAAAAGGACCAATGAAATACTAATAACAGAGCTAAAATATGAAGTTCGTAAACGGCGTTTCGAAGCCTTATTGCTTTGAGCCATGATAATATGTTTATTGTGAATGTAAATTTACGGCAACATGCGAAAATACAATTTTTAATCAGAAATTACCCTCTTCGTTCAGAGTAATTTGGACAATAATTTCATGAATTATTTGAGAATAGAATTCAGATCTTAAATGAGAATCATCAAATTTCATTTCAACATAAGCTCTCACATTCATCATTAAATTTCTGATTAGTTTTATTACTTTTGATTAGTTATACCGCACACTAAAGAAAAAACAAGTTGGGAATCATTCGTAAACAAACCATTATTGGCTCGCTATTTTCCTATTCAGGAGCTCTGTTAGGACTCGTCAACACAGCCATTCTATTCCCCCGACTACTCAGTACCGATGAAGTTGGTTTATTAACATGGTTAATTGCGGCCACTATGATGACTTCACAAATTTCAAGCTTAGGTTTTGGGGCAGTTATATCTCGTTTGTTTCCCTATTTTCGAAATAAGGAAAACCAACACAATGGCTTCATGTTTATTCTTTTCTGTGTTGGAATCCTGGGCTTTGCCCTTTCGCTTATTGCCTATTTTGCTTTAACACCATTTGCTCCCGGCTATTTTAACTCAGACTCTTCATTCAATCTCGATTACCTATTCTATCTGATTCCCTTGGTTTTCTTTAGCATCTTTTTCAACCTTTTGGATGGCTTCAACAGGGTGATGTACGATGCCATCTCAGGAACCTTCTTTAGAGATATTGTATTCAGATTGATTGTTTTAGTGAGTTTGCTTCTCCTGGGACAGGAAATAATTGATTTTAATCAATTGATTTTTATTTATATTTCAGCCTATTGCCTCCCTGCAGTTTTGTTGTTTGCAGTATTGATTAAACGGAAACAGGTTTCTTTTAAACCTAATTTAAAATTCATCAAACCTGATCTAAAAAAAATCATGATCAACACATCAGTGTTCGGTTTACTAAACAACTTTGGAAATAAGATTGCTGCTCAAATTGATAAAATCATGATTGTGGGGATGTTAAGCTTGGGGGCCAACGGCATATTTACCGTGATGTCGTATTTCGGGGTTCTGGTTTCAATGCCATCCCGAAGTTTGAATAAAATCTCAAGCACCATAATTGCTGAAGCCTGGAAAAAGAAGGATCTTAAAACCATATCAAAAACTTATGCTCAAAGCGGCTTACACCAATTCATGGTAGCCTGTCTTCTTT
It encodes:
- the atpC gene encoding ATP synthase F1 subunit epsilon — its product is MLLEIVTPEKKMFSGEVDLVQLPGINGSFEILKNHAPIISTLDRGVIKIKTADGQIELFEVDGGVVECKKNTVTVLAD
- the atpD gene encoding F0F1 ATP synthase subunit beta, encoding MLNLSSHDNECSNKINAMSQNIGKIVQVIGPVIDVSFELEGTALPEIYDSLEVVIENGKNLVVECQQHIGENTVRAIAMDSTDGLRRGMDVIATGSPIIMPAGDKIKGRLLNVVGETIDGIEEVDKIGGYPIHRTPPHFDELKTESEVFYTGIKVIDLIEPYAKGGKIGLFGGAGVGKTVLIQELINNIAIGQDGLSVFAGVGERTREGNDLLREMIESKVIRYGDEFEKDMEKGGWDLSKVDKEALDKSQVSLVFGQMNEPPGARARVALSGLTVAESLRDGDEKSGGRDILFFVDNIFRFTQAGSEVSALLGRMPSAVGYQPTLSTEMGTMQERITSTQRGSITSVQAVYVPADDLTDPAPATTFAHLDATTVLNRKIAELGIYPAVDPLDSTSRILTRDVVGDAHYDCAQNVKELLQRYKELQDIIAILGMEELSDEDKLVVHRARRVQRFLSQPFHVAEQFTGLKGCLVPIEETIKGFNMIMNGEVDKYPEAAFNLVGNIEEAIEKGEKLLAEAEA
- a CDS encoding polyprenyl synthetase family protein — translated: MYTFNELQTQIQDRIDTLEFSTPPEGLFEPMKYILSIGGKRLRPILVLMAANLYKNDLEKIYLPAIGIEVFHNFTLLHDDVMDNAPIRRNMSTVHEKWNSNVAILSGDAMSIKAYQFIVSCENQHLRSVLEVFNQTALEVCEGQQFDMEFEDRTDVRVEEYLNMIRLKTAVLLGGSLKMGAIMGNADADDAEALYQFGLNLGMAFQLQDDMLDTFGDEAVFGKKIGGDILCNKKTFLLIKAQELANAKTKAELLQWMSLEDYNPEEKITAVKNIYEELNVRDLAQIEIDKYFELCLDYLASVKVDEEKKENLTLLVKRLINRSV
- the queA gene encoding tRNA preQ1(34) S-adenosylmethionine ribosyltransferase-isomerase QueA, which encodes MKLSKFKFNLPQELIALHPAYNRDESRLMVLHKDTGEIEHRIFKDVIEYFDDKDVMVFNNTKVFPARLYGNKEKTGAEIEVFLLRELNREQRLWDVLVDPARKIRIGNKLYFGDDDLLVAEVIDNTTSRGRTLRFLFDGPYDEFKEALYSLGETPLPKFINREVEAEDAERFQTIFAKHEGAVAAPTAGMHFSRELMKRLEIKGIDFAEITLHVGLGNFRDVDVEDLTKHRMDSEQIFIDDKAVEIVNRAKEGKHKVCAVGTTVVRTLESSVSTMGTLKPFEGWTNKFLFPPYDFSIPDAMISNFHLPYSTLMMMVAAFGGYDKVMECYQIAIKEKYRFGTYGDAILII
- the truB gene encoding tRNA pseudouridine(55) synthase TruB translates to MIKYEVDQDFQSGAFILLNKPYEWTSFDLVNKAKFKIKHKYNLKKIKVGHAGTLDPLATGLMIVCTGKYTKKIDTYQAQVKEYIATLKLGATTPSFDLETEIDATYPTEHISRELVDETLKGFIGEIRQRPPAYSAIKIDGKRAYEYARKGQDVEIKEKILVIDEIEVLSFDNDVLKIRVVCSKGTYIRALARDIGQRLNSGAHLIALERTRIGEYRKDQALEIEEFISYLENL
- a CDS encoding undecaprenyl-diphosphate phosphatase gives rise to the protein MDWIEALILGLVQGLTEFLPVSSSGHLEIGKALLGVNAEDNLRFTVVVHGATVLSTLIVFRKDILALIQGLFEFKWNESTQYVAKIAFSMIPIAIVGLFFKDQVEELFNTNKILLLVGFMLLITAALLAFTYYAKQKEKDISFRDALIIGVAQTCAVLPGVSRSGSTIATGLLLGNKKAEVAKFSFLMVLVPIIGENILDLFKSDVSQAASMDVSVLLVGFIAAFVSGLLACSWMIKLVKKGKLIYFAIYCLIIGLIAIFVS
- a CDS encoding DUF3098 domain-containing protein, which codes for MNKNDKKLEFALAKENYKLLLIGFAIIIIGFMLMMGGGSDDPTVFDEDIFSFRRITLAPMVVLFGFAFEIYAIMKRPKEK
- a CDS encoding cell division protein FtsX produces the protein MAQSNKASKRRLRTSYFSSVISISLVLFMLGLMGLLVLNAKQLSNYVKENIGLSVVLKDNVKEVEIRRLQKFLDASSFVKSTKFIDKETAAKELQKDLGEDFVSFLGYNPLLATIDVKLYADYANPESIAKIEKKLAKYDEIQEIYYQKSLVHLVNENVKKISLILLAFSGLLFLISVTLINNTIRLSIYSHRMLIKTMQLVGATRGFIRRPFMGRSFWHGVLGAIIANLLLTGVIYLSQRELRDVIAFENVEVLGLLFIMIVLIGIVITWISTFLAVNKFLRIDTRHLY
- a CDS encoding lipopolysaccharide biosynthesis protein translates to MGIIRKQTIIGSLFSYSGALLGLVNTAILFPRLLSTDEVGLLTWLIAATMMTSQISSLGFGAVISRLFPYFRNKENQHNGFMFILFCVGILGFALSLIAYFALTPFAPGYFNSDSSFNLDYLFYLIPLVFFSIFFNLLDGFNRVMYDAISGTFFRDIVFRLIVLVSLLLLGQEIIDFNQLIFIYISAYCLPAVLLFAVLIKRKQVSFKPNLKFIKPDLKKIMINTSVFGLLNNFGNKIAAQIDKIMIVGMLSLGANGIFTVMSYFGVLVSMPSRSLNKISSTIIAEAWKKKDLKTISKTYAQSGLHQFMVACLLFVGLWVNIDNVLQIVTPEYIEGKYVVFFIGLSNVVLMLSGISGVVIQNSPAYRKQSLFLIIYAGLIVVSNAIMIPIWGIIGAAAASFIASLCFNLMKYLFLLKRYKFQPLNYRYVLVVFCAVLSYYIAYLLPKQDSFIVDIIIRGAIVSLIYIASSLILCISKDFNDYAKKLIKR